One segment of Dermochelys coriacea isolate rDerCor1 chromosome 5, rDerCor1.pri.v4, whole genome shotgun sequence DNA contains the following:
- the LOC119856059 gene encoding LOW QUALITY PROTEIN: myogenesis-regulating glycosidase-like (The sequence of the model RefSeq protein was modified relative to this genomic sequence to represent the inferred CDS: deleted 1 base in 1 codon; substituted 1 base at 1 genomic stop codon): MENQSFHRLRKNRSSEKGNATGTHLPDSFTLVKLKPSKQLKPMIGAIVVGLILFIAAVVAWCYYMASLRKAERLKTELMDLRKDGFIIKNHNGEVVFRLAFQSGTLDLESCSKEGEILTCTKSDRGKLNFFIQTVKPKDTLMCYSVHWEEFVVDAVVEHTMFWEDAHWYGGCEMSVQHWPIRLPGYQEPMPFVTSDVYSFRGSFGGILERYWLSSNAVAIKINDSVPFHLGFNASEWSLFFQARYKDSPYKPPLGQQPFPELSYRVCVGSDVTSIHKYMVRRYFNKPSKIPSENAFRYPIWSTWALYKNHIDQDKLLDFAEKIKKYRFNCSHIEIDDTYTQTYGDFDFDLVKFPNVTEMFKTLKEEGFKVTLWTHPFINYNSSNFGVGIERQLFIKEPTGKLPAMVKWWNGIGAILDFTNPTARVWFQSHLKQLRSKYGIASFKFDAGEVSYLPKQFSTFRPLSDPSIWSRRYTEMTIPFYELAEVRVGYQSQNISCFFRIIDRDSVWGYELGLKSLIPTMLTISMLGYPFILPDMIGGNFLPNKTEGAVEIPDQELYIRWLELSTFMPSMQFSIPPWLYDKAVIEIAQKFTELHESLVAPLLLELAGEVTNTGDPIIQPIWWISPSDEFAHKIDSXFLIGDTLMVAPVLELGKQERDVYLPAGKWRSYKGELFKKTPVLLTDYPVDLDEVAYFLWVS, encoded by the exons ATGGAAAATCAGTCCTTTCATCGTTTaagaaagaacaggagttctGAAAAGGGGAATGCTACGGGAACACACCTGCCTGATAGCTTCACCCTGGTGAAGCTGAAGCCGTCCAAGCAGCTGAAGCCAATGATCGGTGCAATAGTCGTTGGGCTCATCTTGTTCATTGCGGCGGTGGTGGCTTGGTGCTACTACATGGCATCTCTCAGGAAGGCGGAGCGGCTAAAGACGGAATTGATGGACCTGAGGAAGGATGGGTTCATCATCAAAAACCACAATGGGGAGGTGGTCTTCAGACTGGCCTTCCAGTCAGGCACCCTCGACCTGGAGTCCTGCTCGAAAGAAGGGGAGATTTTAACCTGCACCAAATCAGACAGAGGGAAGCTGAATTTCTTCATTCAGACGGTCAAGCCCAAGGACACGTTGATGTGCTACAGCGTCCACTGGGAGGAGTTTGTGGTAGACGCGGTGGTCGAGCACACCATGTTTTGGGAGGATGCTCATTGGTATGGGGGCTGTGAAATGAGCGTCCAGCACTGGCCAATCAGACTGCCAGGGTACCAGGAGCCCATGCCCTTTGTGACGAGCGATGTGTATTCCTTTAGGGGCAGCTTTGGAGGCATCTTGGAAAGGTACTGGCTGTCCTCGAACGCAGTGGCTATAAAAATCAACGACTCAGTTCCCTTCCACCTGGGGTTTAATGCCAGTGAATGGTCGCTCTTCTTTCAGGCCAGGTATAAGGAT TCTCCCTACAAACCTCCACTTGGGCAGCAGCCTTTCCCGGAGCTAAGCTACCGTGTCTGCGTCGGCTCGGATGTGACCTCCATTCACAAATACATGGTGCGCAGGTACTTTAACAAGCCTTCTAAAATCCCATCAGAAAACGCCTTCCGGTACCCCATCTGGTCTACATGGGCTCTGTACAAAAATCATATTGACCAGGATAAACTTCTAGATTTTGCTGAAAAGATTAAAAAGTACCGGTTTAATTGCAGCCATATTGAAATTGACGACACCTACACGCAGACTTATGGCGATTTCGACTTTGATCTGGTAAAGTTCCCTAATGTGACAGAAATGTTCAAAACACTGAAAGAAGAAGGATTTAAAGTTACCCTGTGGACACATCCCTTTATAAACTACAATTCCTCCAATTTTGGAGTGGGGATAGAGCGGCAGCTCTTTATCAAGGAGCCGACAGGGAAACTCCCTGCAATGGTGAAGTGGTGGAATGGCATTGGGGCCATATTGGATTTTACCAATCCCACAGCCAGGGTGTGGTTTCAGAGCCACCTGAAACAACTGCGGTCAAAGTACGGCATAGCATCCTTTAAATTTGACGCTGGTGAGGTAAGCTACCTTCCAAAGCAGTTCAGCACCTTCAGACCCTTGTCGGATCCCAGCATCTGGTCCAGACGGTACACGGAAATGACCATTCCGTTCTACGAGCTCGCCGAAGTCAGGGTCGGCTACCAGTCCCAAAACATCTCGTGCTTCTTCCGCATCATTGATCGTGACTCGGTTTGGGGATATGAGCTTGGCCTCAAGTCCTTGATCCCTACTATGCTCACTATTAGCATGCTGGGGTACCCTTTCATACTACCGGACATGATTGGAGGAAACTTTCTGCCAAACAAGACGGAAGGTGCTGTTGAAATCCCAGACCAGGAACTGTACATCCGCTGGCTAGAGCTGTCGACCTTCATGCCCTCCATGCAGTTCTCCATACCCCCCTGGCTCTATGACAAGGCAGTGATTGAGATTGCACAGAAGTTCACAGAGCTGCATGAGTCCCTGGTTGCccctctcctgttggagctggctggggaggtaACCAACACGGGAGACCCCATCATACAGCCCATCTGGTGGATTTCTCCCAGTGATGAATTCGCTCACAAGATCGATTCCTAGTTCCTCATTGGGGACACCCTCATGGTGGCCCCTGTCCTGGAGCTGGGCAAGCAAGAGCGAGATGTGTACCTCCCGGCTGGCAAATGGCGCAGTTACAAAGGGGAGCTATTTAAGAAGACCCCAGTCCTGTTAACAGACTATCCCGTTGACTTGGACGAAGTTGCTTATTTTCTTTGGGTATCATAA